TCTGAACAACTTGAATTTACTGACTTTTCAGCATTTTCAATGAACAATTCCCTTTTATTTATGAATAATCCAGGCTAAACTCTTCTTCGTAATTTGCTCTTGTTTTTTGAAAGTCATGGTTGTTAAGTTTTATTTGTTAAGCACTTTAAAACTATAAATCAACCGTGACTTTCTTTTTACATCATGCTAAAATCAATTTTACAGAAACAAACTTACACAGCGATTATTTTCACAAATAAAATCACTGAAAATAACTGAATATGCTTCAAAACATCATCATAAAAAACATTGCATAATCCGAAAAATATTTGATGTATATATACGACATATTATAATATGTCGTATATTTACGTCTAAATTTCAGAGCATGGTACAGGCAAAGACGCAATTGTTCGGGAAAGAGCTGACTCATTCAGCACGTTTGTTTCGGGCCTTGTCCCATCCGGCAAGGCTTCGTATCCTGAAGTTCCTGGCAGAAACCAATACCTGTATTACGGGCGATATCTCCGACGATCTGCCTCTGGGAAGAACCACGGTGAACCAGCACCTGGCTGAACTAAAAGATGCAGAACTTATCACCGGCCATATCGAAGGGGTGAAGACCAGGTATTGCCTGAATACTGAAAAAATAGTGGAATTGAGGAATGTTTTGGGAGAATTTCTCAGTTCCCTGGATTTAAATAAATACCACTGCAAATAGCATAAAACGTCCATAACAATTAATTAAAAATTACTTGTGAAAATACTTATTCTATGTACGGGCAACAGTTGCAGGAGCCAGATGGCCCATGGATTTCTGCAATCATTCGACAGTCGTCTTCAGGTGTCCAGTGCAGGTACCGAAGCTTCGGGAAAGTTAAATCCAAAAGCGGTGGAAGTGATGAAAGAGACAGGAATCGATATCAGCCATCACACCTCCGACCAGGTGGATATGTACCTGAAGGACCCATGGGATTATGTGATCACCGTTTGTGGCGGCGCGAACGAAGCCTGTCCGGCATTTCCTGGCAAAGTCAAAAACCGCCTGCATATGGGGTTCGACGATCCGTCGGATGCGACGGGTACTCCGGAATTCATCCGGAGTGAATATTACCGGGTACGGGATGAGATAAGGGAGGCCTTTTACAAACTTTATACAAAAAAAATAAAAACAGAACTATGAAAGCCGAAGAATTAAAACTGATCGTTCAGGAGAAATATGCGGACATTGCCTCCCGGAGTCATATAAAGAATCCGTCATCCTGCTGTGGGAGCACCGGGTGCTGTGACGATACGGATTACACGATATTCAGCGATGACTATACGCAGTTAGAAGGATATAATAAAGACGCCGACCTGGGGCTGGGATGTGGAATTCCCACCGAATATGCGGATATTAAAAAAGGAGACCATGTGCTGGACTTAGGTTCTGGTGCCGGCAATGATTGTTTTGTCGCCCGGACCCTGGTCGGTGAAACCGGGAAAGTAACCGGGGTCGATTTTACCGACGAGATGCTTCGCAAAGCGAATGAAAACATGGCAAAGACCGGTTTCCGGAATATTGAGTTCATAAAGGGGGACATTGAGGAGCTGCCTCTTCCGGACGATCACTTTGATCTTGTGATCAGTAATTGCGTTCTGAACCTGGTACCGGACAAGTCCCGGGCATTCAGTGAAATATTCAGAGTATTAAAACCAGGGGGGCATTTTTGCATTTCCGATATAGTGCTAAGCGGCAAGCTTCCTGAAAAACTCAGGGACGCAGCAGAAATGTATGCCGGCTGTATTTCAGGGGCCATAGAGAAAGAAGAATACCTGGATATTATCCGGAAGCAGGGATTTCATCATCCGGAAGTCAAAAAAGAAAAGGAAAGCGCCATTCCGGATTCGATACTCTTGAACTACCTCTCCATGGATGAGCTCCATACTTTAAAAAAGAACGGGGTCGGGATATTCAGTATCACCGTGAATGCAGTTAAATAATCCACCCTT
This sequence is a window from Bacteroidales bacterium. Protein-coding genes within it:
- a CDS encoding metalloregulator ArsR/SmtB family transcription factor; this translates as MVQAKTQLFGKELTHSARLFRALSHPARLRILKFLAETNTCITGDISDDLPLGRTTVNQHLAELKDAELITGHIEGVKTRYCLNTEKIVELRNVLGEFLSSLDLNKYHCK
- a CDS encoding arsenate reductase ArsC, whose protein sequence is MKILILCTGNSCRSQMAHGFLQSFDSRLQVSSAGTEASGKLNPKAVEVMKETGIDISHHTSDQVDMYLKDPWDYVITVCGGANEACPAFPGKVKNRLHMGFDDPSDATGTPEFIRSEYYRVRDEIREAFYKLYTKKIKTEL
- the arsM gene encoding arsenite methyltransferase, with the protein product MKAEELKLIVQEKYADIASRSHIKNPSSCCGSTGCCDDTDYTIFSDDYTQLEGYNKDADLGLGCGIPTEYADIKKGDHVLDLGSGAGNDCFVARTLVGETGKVTGVDFTDEMLRKANENMAKTGFRNIEFIKGDIEELPLPDDHFDLVISNCVLNLVPDKSRAFSEIFRVLKPGGHFCISDIVLSGKLPEKLRDAAEMYAGCISGAIEKEEYLDIIRKQGFHHPEVKKEKESAIPDSILLNYLSMDELHTLKKNGVGIFSITVNAVK